Sequence from the Amycolatopsis sp. NBC_00345 genome:
TCCCGGTCCGGCTCGTCGACCACGTCATCGCGCTGTCGAGCCGGCTGACCACGCCCGACCTGTCGGCGCACGGCCTGGCGCGGCCGGGAGCCGGGGCCTACACCCGGCTGCTGGCCGACGGCGCGGTCCCGATCATCGACGTCGGGCTCATCGACGCCCTGCGGGCGGGCCAGGTCGAGGTCGTCGCGGCGGTCAGCGGTTTCGACGGAGACAAGGTCATACTCGCCGACGGCACCGCGATCGCGCCGGACACCGTGATCGCGGCGACCGGCTTCCGGCAGGGCCTCGACGAGCTGGTCGGCCGGTTCGTCCTGCTCGACGAGCGGGGCCGGCCGGCCGTCCACGGGGCGCGGACCCACCCGAACGCCCCGGGCCTGTACTTCACCGGCTACACCAACCCCATCAGCGGCATGTTCCACGAACTCGCGCTCGACGCCCGCCGCATCGCGCGGGCGGTCCGGCGCGAGGCCGGATGACCGCGACCACGGAGGTGCTGATGAACACCGAGCAGCCAGTCGGCTCGGTCGCCGAGCTGTGGCGGTTCCCGGTCAAATCGATGCTGGGCGAACGGCTCGACACCGTCGAGCTGACCGGCACCGGCATCGCGGGCGACCGCGCCTACGCGATCTTCGACCCGGCCACCGGCAAGGTCGCCAGCGCCAAGCACCCCCGGCTGTGGCCGGACATGTTCGGCTGCCGGGCCACGTTCGTCGCGCCACCCCGCCCCGGCGAGCCACCGCCCCCGGCCCGCATCGAACTCGCCGACGGCACCGTCGTGCGCACCGACGCCCCCGGCGCCGACGACGTGCTGTCCCGGTTCTTCGGCCGCGAGGTACGCCTGATCAGCGCTTCGCCCGAGAAGTACCTGATCGACGAATACCACCCCGACCTCGAACACCTGAACCCGCAAGGGGATCGCGACGTGGTCGTCGACCAGCCGCTGGGCGCCGCCCTGTTCGGCGCGCTCGGCCGTCCCTCGGTGGTCCCGCCGGGCGCGCTGGTCGACCTGTTCCCGCTGTCGGTGCTGGCGACCTCCAGCCTGCGGCGCTTCGCCGAACTGGAGCCGGACGGCGAATGGGACACCCGCCGCTTCCGTATGAACGTGATCGTGGAAACCCCCGGCACCACCTTCGCCGACAACGCTTGGGTGGGCGGGAACCTCGCTTTCGGCACCGGTGCGGCACTCGACGTCGCCGTCCCGACACCCCGATGCGTGATGACCAACCTCGCCCTCGACGAACTGCCGCGCAACCCGCGGATGCTCAAAGCGGCCGCCGCACACAACCGCCTCGACATCCTCGGCCTCGGGCTCTACCCGTGCGCCGGCGTGTACGCCGTGCCCACCGCGCCGGGCCCGATCCACATCGGAGACCAGGTCCGGCTGACCTCCGGCGGTAGAACACCGGGCACCGACCGCGAACTCACACCAGACGAGGCGCCGTCGTGATGTCCTCGGCGGTGAGGCGGAACTCGACCGGGTAGGCGTCGGGATCGGTCGCGGTCGCCGGTTCGGTCGAGCGCCACGCGTACCAGCACACGGAACAGGAATTCATCGTCCAGTGGCCGGCGACGGGCGAGTGCGCGACCGTGCCGGCTTCGGTGGACCGGCAACGTGGGCAGATCATCGGGTCAGCTCCCGGAAAAGGCTTTCCCACCCGGCGGATTCCGGATAGGCGCTGACGGGCTGGCTGTATTCGCCGCGCCGGTCCGGGTGCCGCGGGGTGGTGGCGTCGAGGATGAGCCTGCCGGTGACTCCCTGCGGATGCCCCGACGGATCCAGCGGGATCTCGTACATCCTCGGCACGGTGATCGCGTCGAACTCCGGGTTGACCTTGACCGACAGCGCCCACATCACCTGTTCCAGGTTGAACGGGTCGACCGTCTCGTCCACCACGATGACGATCTTCGAGTAGCCGATCCCGTGCGGCGTGGTCAACGCGCGCAACGCGACCACCCGGCCGAACCCGCCGTGCCGCACCCGGGTGGAGATGATGGTGACCAGGCCGTGCGTGTACATCGCGTTGACTGCCTCGACCTCCGGGAAGTCGGCCTTGAGCTGGCGGTGGATCGGCACGGAGGTGTTCAGGGCGAGCAGGTAGTCGATCTCGGTCCACGGCCGGCCGAGGTAGAGGTGCTCGAAGATCGGGTTCCGTCGCATGTGGACGCGCTTGACCGTGACGACCGGCAGCTCGCGACCGCCGGAGTAAGTGCCGGTGAACTCGCCGAACGGCCCCTCGTACTCGCGTTCGGCGTAGTGGACCTCGCCCTCGATCACGATCTCCGAGCCCCACGGCACGTCCAGGCCGGTGTAGGGCGCCCGCACGATCGGGTAAGGCGTCCCGCCCCGCCACGCGCCCGCCATTTCGTACTCCGACTGGTCGTACTCCAGCGGGGTGCTCGCGGCCAGGGTCAGGATGGGGTCGTTGCCGATCGCGATGGCGATGGGCAGGCCCTGGCGCAGCTGCTCGGCGTTGACGATGTGCCGGCCGAAGTCGTGCGGCGGCCCGGACTGGATCCCGAGGTGATCAGGCCCTTTGACCTGCAGCCGGTAGATTCCGACGTTCTGCTTGCCGAAGTTCTCCGGATCCGCGGAATCCCGGGTGACGACGGCGGCCTTGTCGAGGTAGGGCCCGCCATCGGCGGGATTGAGCCGGAAAACCGGCAGCAGCTCGAACAGGTTGATGTCGTCGGCCACCGTGATCT
This genomic interval carries:
- a CDS encoding MOSC domain-containing protein, producing the protein MTATTEVLMNTEQPVGSVAELWRFPVKSMLGERLDTVELTGTGIAGDRAYAIFDPATGKVASAKHPRLWPDMFGCRATFVAPPRPGEPPPPARIELADGTVVRTDAPGADDVLSRFFGREVRLISASPEKYLIDEYHPDLEHLNPQGDRDVVVDQPLGAALFGALGRPSVVPPGALVDLFPLSVLATSSLRRFAELEPDGEWDTRRFRMNVIVETPGTTFADNAWVGGNLAFGTGAALDVAVPTPRCVMTNLALDELPRNPRMLKAAAAHNRLDILGLGLYPCAGVYAVPTAPGPIHIGDQVRLTSGGRTPGTDRELTPDEAPS
- a CDS encoding non-oxidative hydroxyarylic acid decarboxylases subunit D, producing the protein MICPRCRSTEAGTVAHSPVAGHWTMNSCSVCWYAWRSTEPATATDPDAYPVEFRLTAEDITTAPRLV
- a CDS encoding non-oxidative hydroxyarylic acid decarboxylases subunit C; translation: MPPPFDDLRGFLAALDAEKQLLHIDRPVKPEPDLGAAGRAVANLDGKTAPALLFDNIDGFSDARVALNVHGSWANHALMLGMDKNSSIKEQFFELGERWLKFPVPVDRREDAPWQEITVADDINLFELLPVFRLNPADGGPYLDKAAVVTRDSADPENFGKQNVGIYRLQVKGPDHLGIQSGPPHDFGRHIVNAEQLRQGLPIAIAIGNDPILTLAASTPLEYDQSEYEMAGAWRGGTPYPIVRAPYTGLDVPWGSEIVIEGEVHYAEREYEGPFGEFTGTYSGGRELPVVTVKRVHMRRNPIFEHLYLGRPWTEIDYLLALNTSVPIHRQLKADFPEVEAVNAMYTHGLVTIISTRVRHGGFGRVVALRALTTPHGIGYSKIVIVVDETVDPFNLEQVMWALSVKVNPEFDAITVPRMYEIPLDPSGHPQGVTGRLILDATTPRHPDRRGEYSQPVSAYPESAGWESLFRELTR